A portion of the Burkholderia pseudomultivorans genome contains these proteins:
- a CDS encoding chromate transporter — protein MATTIEVETTEHVGRASLWALFKVVAGISAISWGGLSMMAQLERHYVERLQRIEPHVFGDLVALAWLVPGPVGCNVAVQVGQTLHGRAGAWVAGIASVLPFFVLMTLFATFYRTPLVRALAAPMLLNHFGMVLAALIGVTWVRQLRTLARTRREQAIAALSTILLAFAHSPAAFVGILFAAFAAGWLTGPTQRDAVDFTLSKRDRNLLVLLAVLVALFALPLPGDYQTTLLWPRLAGAGMTLFGGGFSALPVLKTLFVTPATGISDRDFTLAFALSPVSPGPLLNVVPFLGYLTDGWVGALLATAALFIPSGCLVVFAQRHLLRLKRHSRFEHGMRLLRAATTGFLVVAVVKILHREPADPVYWLTGAFATLCFARFKVPVYAVYGAVAMACGAWLLAAAH, from the coding sequence ATGGCGACCACCATCGAAGTCGAAACGACCGAGCATGTCGGACGGGCGTCCCTGTGGGCGCTGTTCAAGGTCGTCGCCGGCATTTCCGCGATCTCGTGGGGCGGGCTGTCGATGATGGCGCAGCTCGAACGCCATTATGTCGAGCGGCTGCAGCGCATCGAGCCGCACGTGTTCGGCGATCTCGTCGCGCTCGCATGGCTCGTGCCGGGGCCGGTCGGCTGCAATGTCGCGGTGCAGGTCGGGCAGACGCTGCACGGCCGCGCCGGCGCATGGGTGGCCGGGATCGCGAGCGTGCTGCCGTTCTTCGTGCTGATGACGCTGTTCGCGACCTTCTATCGCACGCCGCTCGTGCGTGCGCTCGCGGCGCCGATGCTGCTCAATCACTTCGGGATGGTGCTCGCCGCGCTGATCGGCGTCACGTGGGTCAGGCAGCTGCGCACGCTGGCGCGCACGCGGCGCGAGCAGGCGATCGCTGCGCTGTCGACGATTCTGCTCGCTTTCGCGCATAGTCCGGCCGCTTTCGTCGGGATTCTGTTCGCTGCGTTTGCAGCGGGCTGGCTGACCGGGCCGACGCAGCGCGACGCGGTCGATTTCACGCTGTCGAAGCGCGACCGCAACCTGCTCGTGCTGCTCGCCGTGCTGGTCGCGCTGTTCGCGCTGCCGCTGCCCGGCGACTACCAGACGACGCTGCTGTGGCCGCGGCTCGCGGGCGCCGGGATGACGCTGTTCGGCGGCGGCTTTTCCGCGCTGCCCGTGCTGAAGACGCTGTTCGTCACGCCGGCCACCGGCATCTCCGATCGCGACTTCACGCTCGCGTTTGCGCTGTCGCCGGTATCGCCGGGGCCGCTGCTGAACGTCGTGCCGTTTCTCGGCTACCTGACCGACGGCTGGGTCGGCGCGCTGCTCGCGACCGCCGCGCTGTTCATTCCGTCCGGCTGCCTCGTCGTGTTCGCGCAGCGCCATCTGCTGCGGCTCAAGCGCCATTCGCGCTTCGAGCACGGCATGCGCCTGCTGCGCGCGGCGACGACGGGCTTTCTGGTCGTCGCCGTCGTGAAGATCCTGCATCGCGAGCCGGCCGATCCCGTCTACTGGCTCACCGGCGCGTTCGCCACGCTGTGCTTTGCGCGCTTCAAGGTGCCCGTGTATGCGGTCTACGGCGCGGTCGCGATGGCGTGCGGCGCATGGCTGCTGGCCGCCGCGCACTGA
- a CDS encoding multidrug/biocide efflux PACE transporter: MKQTNKTMTERLAHALTFELVAIALCAPVGAWLLDMPVAHVGVLTVMVSLIAMAWNMTFNTLFDRFERRAGLSRTLGVRIVHAVVFELGLVAMVVPLAAWWLNVGLVEALLLDLGLVLFFLPYTFCFNLAYDTLRARWLARRVAAQAG; encoded by the coding sequence ATGAAACAGACGAACAAAACCATGACGGAACGCCTCGCGCACGCGCTGACGTTCGAACTGGTCGCGATCGCGCTGTGCGCGCCGGTCGGCGCATGGCTGCTCGACATGCCGGTGGCGCACGTCGGCGTGCTGACGGTGATGGTGTCGCTGATCGCGATGGCCTGGAACATGACCTTCAACACGCTGTTCGACCGCTTCGAGCGGCGTGCGGGCTTGTCGCGCACGCTCGGCGTGCGGATCGTGCATGCGGTCGTGTTCGAGCTCGGCCTCGTCGCGATGGTGGTGCCGCTTGCCGCCTGGTGGCTGAACGTGGGACTCGTCGAAGCGCTGCTGCTCGACCTCGGCCTCGTGCTGTTCTTCCTGCCCTATACGTTCTGCTTCAACCTCGCGTACGACACGCTGCGGGCACGCTGGCTCGCGCGCCGCGTCGCGGCGCAGGCCGGTTGA
- a CDS encoding LysR family transcriptional regulator, with protein MRHAPEALLAFTEAALLGSFTAAARKLGKRQSTVSEAIANLEIDLGVQLFDRSTRTPTLTDAGRALLPQVQRALEAGAAIDRTAARLAGGEEARLTLVVSDTYQSKRYEETLQALEQRFPALELECQIAEHEDVLDLIQQGRAQLGLMAARATYPADIGAATVAEESEIGLFVGRTHALAGYGDAEVPHAALRDARELRLNTYVKPEGRGDDSRIVVGTQRWLAPSYLMLLEMAVLGFGWAELPRWMVEHFARERLCELRARGWPRRVRVDAVWSRNRPLGPAGSWLLDAMLAA; from the coding sequence ATGCGCCACGCTCCCGAAGCCCTGCTCGCGTTCACCGAGGCCGCGCTGCTCGGTTCGTTCACGGCCGCCGCGCGCAAGCTCGGCAAGCGCCAGTCGACCGTGTCGGAAGCGATCGCGAACCTCGAGATCGACCTCGGCGTGCAGTTGTTCGACCGCTCGACGCGCACGCCGACGCTGACCGACGCCGGGCGCGCGCTGCTGCCGCAGGTCCAGCGTGCGCTGGAGGCCGGCGCGGCAATCGACCGCACCGCCGCGCGGCTCGCCGGCGGCGAGGAAGCGCGGCTGACGCTCGTCGTGTCGGACACGTATCAGTCGAAGCGCTACGAGGAAACGCTGCAGGCGCTCGAGCAGCGCTTTCCGGCGCTCGAACTCGAATGCCAGATCGCCGAGCACGAGGACGTGCTGGACCTGATCCAGCAAGGGCGCGCCCAGCTCGGCCTGATGGCCGCGCGCGCAACCTACCCGGCCGACATCGGTGCGGCGACGGTGGCGGAAGAATCGGAGATCGGGCTGTTCGTCGGGCGCACGCACGCGCTGGCCGGATACGGCGACGCCGAGGTGCCGCACGCGGCGCTGCGCGACGCGCGCGAACTGCGCCTCAATACCTACGTGAAACCGGAAGGCCGCGGCGACGACAGCCGGATCGTCGTCGGCACGCAGCGCTGGCTTGCGCCGAGCTACCTGATGCTGCTGGAGATGGCGGTGCTGGGGTTCGGCTGGGCCGAATTGCCGCGCTGGATGGTCGAGCACTTCGCGCGCGAGCGCCTGTGCGAGCTGCGCGCACGCGGCTGGCCGCGCCGCGTGCGGGTCGATGCGGTATGGTCACGCAACCGGCCGCTCGGGCCGGCCGGTTCGTGGCTGCTCGACGCAATGCTGGCCGCATAG
- a CDS encoding CopD family protein yields MSHAVAVALFLHLLAVAVWVGGMVFANFCLRPALSDLSPQLRLPLIEGVFSRFFNWVAGAVIVILLSGGMLLMQFGGAHATWPLHAMAGLGVVMMLIFGHIRFALFPRIRRAVQAQNWPDGARAVNGVRLLVVVNLVLGVVTIGAAVLSRGF; encoded by the coding sequence ATGTCCCATGCCGTTGCCGTCGCGCTGTTTCTTCATCTGCTGGCCGTCGCCGTGTGGGTGGGCGGGATGGTGTTCGCGAACTTCTGCCTGCGTCCCGCGCTGTCCGACCTGTCGCCGCAACTGCGGCTGCCGCTGATCGAAGGCGTGTTCAGCCGCTTCTTCAACTGGGTCGCGGGCGCGGTGATCGTGATCCTGCTGTCCGGCGGCATGCTGCTGATGCAGTTCGGCGGCGCGCATGCGACCTGGCCGCTGCACGCGATGGCGGGCCTCGGCGTCGTGATGATGCTGATCTTCGGCCACATCCGGTTCGCGCTGTTCCCGCGCATCCGGCGTGCGGTGCAGGCGCAGAACTGGCCGGACGGCGCGCGCGCGGTGAACGGCGTGCGCCTGCTCGTCGTCGTCAACCTGGTGCTCGGCGTCGTGACGATCGGCGCGGCGGTGTTGTCGCGCGGTTTCTGA
- the parC gene encoding DNA topoisomerase IV subunit A, with the protein MDDNTSDLFAGSDAPGADALTLGNYAEQAYLSYAVSVVKSRALPDVCDGQKPVQRRILFAMNEMGLGPDAKPVKSARVVGDVLGKYHPHGDQSAYDALVRLAQDFSLRYPLIDGQGNFGSRDGDGAAAMRYTEARLTPISKLLLDEIDQGTVDFMPNYDGSFEEPKTLPSRMPFVLLNGASGIAVGLATEIPSHNLREVAAAAVALIRNPKLSHAELMNLIPGPDFPGGGQIISSDAEIAAAYETGRGSLKVRARWKIEDLARGQWQLVVTELPPNTSGQKVLEEIEELTNPKLKLGKKTLTPEQLNTKKAMLDLLDAVRDESGKEAAVRLVFEPKSRTIDQTEFVNSLLAHTSLESNATLNLVMIGADGRPGQKGLLTILDEWVKFRQQTMTRRCRHRLGKVDDRIHILEGRMIVFLNIDEVIRIIRESDEPKAALMSAFGLTERQADDILEIRLRQLARLEKIKIEKELEALRDEKAKLEDLLANDNAMKRLMIKEIEADAKQYGDDRRTLIQQEKRATFEAKVVDEPVTVVVSQKGWVRALKGHGLDPASFSFKAGDSLYAAFQCRTPDRLIAWGSSGRVYSVDVSVLPGGRGDGVPVTSLIELESGSHLMHYYAAAADQPLLLASSNGFGFIAKVGDMVSRVKAGKAFMTIDAGAVPLAPMPVLPNATQVACLSSGGRLLVFGIDEMKTLSGGGRGVTLMALDDKETLVQALAIDPAGVVLIGTGRGGKVQDETLSYAGLAPHVGKRARKGRTPDTKLKVVNELRPLLG; encoded by the coding sequence ATGGACGACAATACTTCCGATCTCTTCGCCGGGTCCGACGCACCCGGGGCCGATGCGCTGACGCTCGGCAACTACGCGGAGCAGGCGTATCTCAGCTACGCGGTCAGCGTCGTGAAGAGCCGCGCGCTGCCGGACGTGTGCGACGGCCAGAAGCCGGTGCAGCGCCGCATCCTGTTCGCGATGAACGAAATGGGCCTCGGCCCGGACGCGAAGCCGGTGAAGTCGGCGCGCGTGGTCGGCGACGTGCTCGGTAAATACCACCCGCACGGCGACCAGTCGGCGTACGACGCGCTCGTGCGTCTCGCGCAGGACTTCTCGCTGCGCTATCCGCTGATCGACGGGCAGGGCAACTTCGGCTCGCGCGACGGCGACGGCGCGGCGGCGATGCGTTACACCGAAGCGCGGCTGACGCCGATCTCGAAGCTGCTGCTCGACGAGATCGACCAGGGCACGGTCGATTTCATGCCGAACTACGACGGCTCGTTCGAGGAGCCGAAGACGCTGCCGAGCCGCATGCCGTTCGTGCTGCTGAACGGCGCGTCGGGGATCGCGGTCGGTCTCGCCACCGAAATCCCGTCGCACAACCTGCGCGAGGTCGCGGCGGCGGCGGTCGCGTTGATCCGCAATCCGAAGCTGTCGCACGCGGAGCTGATGAACCTGATCCCAGGCCCCGACTTCCCCGGCGGCGGCCAGATCATCTCGAGCGACGCCGAGATCGCGGCGGCCTACGAAACGGGCCGCGGCAGCCTGAAGGTGCGCGCGCGCTGGAAGATCGAGGATCTCGCGCGCGGCCAGTGGCAGCTGGTCGTCACCGAGCTGCCGCCGAACACGTCGGGCCAGAAGGTGCTCGAGGAAATCGAGGAACTGACCAACCCGAAGCTCAAGCTCGGCAAGAAGACGCTGACGCCCGAACAGCTCAACACGAAGAAGGCGATGCTCGACCTGCTCGACGCGGTGCGCGACGAGTCGGGCAAGGAAGCGGCGGTGCGGCTCGTGTTCGAGCCGAAGTCGCGCACGATCGACCAGACCGAATTCGTGAACTCGCTGCTCGCGCACACGAGCCTCGAGTCGAACGCGACGCTGAACCTCGTGATGATCGGCGCCGATGGCCGGCCGGGCCAGAAGGGGCTGCTGACGATCCTCGACGAATGGGTGAAGTTCCGCCAGCAGACGATGACGCGCCGCTGCCGCCATCGTCTCGGCAAGGTCGACGACCGCATCCACATCCTCGAAGGGCGGATGATCGTCTTCCTGAATATCGACGAGGTGATCCGCATCATCCGCGAGTCGGACGAGCCGAAGGCCGCGCTGATGAGCGCGTTCGGCCTGACCGAGCGCCAGGCCGACGACATCCTCGAAATCCGCCTGCGTCAGCTCGCGCGGCTCGAGAAGATCAAGATCGAGAAGGAGCTCGAGGCACTGCGCGACGAGAAGGCGAAGCTGGAAGACCTGCTCGCGAACGACAACGCGATGAAGCGGCTGATGATCAAGGAGATCGAGGCCGATGCGAAGCAGTATGGCGACGATCGCCGCACGCTGATCCAGCAGGAAAAGCGCGCGACGTTCGAGGCGAAGGTGGTCGACGAGCCGGTGACGGTCGTCGTGTCGCAGAAGGGCTGGGTGCGTGCGCTGAAGGGCCACGGGCTCGATCCGGCCAGCTTCTCGTTCAAGGCCGGCGACAGCCTGTACGCGGCGTTCCAGTGCCGCACGCCGGACCGGCTGATCGCGTGGGGCAGCAGCGGCCGCGTGTACTCGGTCGACGTGTCGGTGCTGCCGGGCGGGCGCGGCGACGGCGTGCCCGTCACGTCGCTGATCGAGCTCGAATCGGGCTCGCACCTGATGCACTACTACGCGGCGGCGGCCGACCAGCCGCTGCTGCTCGCGTCGAGCAACGGCTTCGGCTTCATCGCGAAGGTCGGCGACATGGTGAGCCGCGTGAAGGCCGGCAAGGCGTTCATGACGATCGACGCGGGCGCGGTGCCGCTCGCGCCGATGCCGGTGCTGCCGAACGCGACGCAGGTCGCGTGCCTGTCGAGCGGCGGCCGGCTGCTGGTGTTCGGCATCGACGAGATGAAGACGCTGTCGGGCGGCGGCCGCGGCGTGACGCTGATGGCGCTCGACGACAAGGAAACGCTCGTGCAGGCGCTCGCGATCGATCCGGCGGGCGTCGTGCTGATCGGCACCGGTCGCGGCGGCAAGGTGCAGGACGAGACGCTGTCGTACGCGGGCCTCGCGCCGCATGTCGGCAAGCGTGCACGCAAAGGCCGTACGCCGGACACGAAGCTGAAGGTCGTCAACGAGCTGCGTCCGCTGCTCGGCTGA
- the parE gene encoding DNA topoisomerase IV subunit B: MSTKKPSAAYSEASIKVLKGLEPVKQRPGMYTRTENPLHIIQEVIDNASDEALGGYGRQITVTLHADQSVSVEDDGRGIPFGMHPEEGVPVVEIVFTRLHAGGKFDKAAGGAYTFSGGLHGVGVSVTNALATRLDVTVWRDGKIAELGFADGDVVKPLSTQSAGRGEKKSGTRVQVWPNPKYFDSPNLPLGELQRLLRSKAVLLPGVEVVLVNEKSGERQSWKYEDGLRGYLLDEMNGSELLIPLFEGERFADSRSGDDTFAEGEGASWVVAWSEEGSLVRESYVNLIPTPAGGTHESGLRDGLYQAVKSFVELHNLQPKGVKLLAEDVFARVSFVLSAKVLDPQFQGQIKERLNSRDAVKLVSSFSRPALELWLNQHVEHGKKLAELVIKQAQARTRAGQKVEKRKSSGVAVLPGKLTDCETEDTARNELFLVEGDSAGGSAKMGRDKEYQAILPLRGKVLNTWETERDRLFANNEVHDISVAIGVDPHSPDDGVDLSNLRYGKICILSDADVDGSHIQVLLLTLFFKHFPQLIERGHVYVARPPLFRVDAPARGKKPAQKLYALDDGELEAILDKLRKDGVRDTQWSISRFKGLGEMSAEQLWDTTMNPDTRRLMPVKLGELDYEATVERMTMLMGKGEAAARRGWLEEKGNDVEADI; the protein is encoded by the coding sequence ATGTCAACGAAGAAGCCCAGCGCGGCCTATAGCGAAGCATCGATCAAGGTGCTCAAGGGTCTCGAGCCGGTCAAGCAGCGGCCCGGCATGTACACCCGCACCGAGAATCCGCTGCACATCATCCAGGAAGTCATCGACAACGCGTCCGACGAGGCGCTCGGCGGCTACGGCCGGCAGATCACCGTCACGCTGCATGCCGACCAGTCGGTATCGGTCGAGGACGACGGCCGCGGCATCCCGTTCGGCATGCATCCCGAGGAAGGCGTGCCGGTCGTCGAGATCGTGTTCACGCGCCTGCACGCGGGCGGCAAGTTCGACAAGGCCGCGGGCGGCGCGTACACGTTCTCGGGCGGCCTGCACGGCGTCGGCGTGTCGGTGACCAACGCGCTCGCGACGCGGCTCGACGTGACCGTGTGGCGCGACGGCAAGATCGCGGAACTCGGCTTCGCCGACGGCGACGTCGTGAAGCCGCTGTCCACGCAGTCGGCCGGTCGCGGCGAGAAGAAATCCGGCACGCGCGTGCAGGTATGGCCGAACCCGAAGTACTTCGATTCGCCGAACCTGCCGCTCGGCGAGCTGCAGCGCCTGCTGCGCTCGAAGGCCGTGCTGCTGCCGGGCGTCGAGGTCGTGCTCGTCAACGAGAAGAGCGGCGAGCGCCAGAGCTGGAAATACGAGGACGGCCTGCGCGGCTACCTGCTCGACGAGATGAACGGCAGCGAGCTGCTGATCCCGCTGTTCGAAGGCGAGCGCTTCGCCGATTCGCGCTCGGGCGACGACACGTTCGCCGAGGGCGAGGGTGCGTCGTGGGTCGTCGCCTGGAGCGAGGAGGGTTCGCTCGTGCGCGAGTCGTACGTGAACCTGATCCCGACGCCGGCCGGCGGCACGCACGAATCCGGCCTGCGCGACGGTCTTTACCAGGCGGTGAAAAGCTTCGTCGAACTGCATAACCTGCAGCCGAAGGGCGTGAAGCTGCTCGCGGAAGACGTGTTCGCGCGCGTGTCGTTCGTGCTGTCTGCAAAGGTGCTCGATCCGCAGTTCCAGGGGCAGATCAAGGAGCGCCTGAACAGCCGCGACGCGGTGAAGCTCGTGTCGTCGTTCTCGCGCCCGGCGCTCGAACTGTGGCTGAACCAGCACGTCGAGCACGGCAAGAAGCTCGCGGAACTCGTGATCAAGCAGGCGCAGGCGCGCACGCGCGCGGGCCAGAAGGTCGAGAAGCGCAAGAGCTCGGGCGTCGCGGTGCTGCCTGGCAAGCTGACCGACTGCGAGACCGAGGATACCGCGCGCAACGAACTGTTCCTCGTCGAGGGCGACTCGGCGGGCGGCTCCGCGAAGATGGGCCGCGACAAGGAATACCAGGCGATCCTGCCGCTGCGCGGCAAGGTGCTGAATACGTGGGAAACCGAGCGCGACCGCCTGTTCGCGAACAACGAGGTGCACGACATCTCGGTGGCGATCGGCGTCGATCCGCACAGCCCGGACGACGGCGTCGACCTGTCGAACCTGCGCTACGGCAAGATCTGCATCCTGTCGGACGCGGACGTCGACGGCTCGCACATCCAGGTGCTGCTGCTCACGCTGTTCTTCAAGCATTTCCCGCAGCTGATCGAGCGCGGTCACGTCTACGTCGCGCGTCCGCCGCTGTTCCGCGTCGATGCGCCGGCGCGCGGCAAGAAGCCCGCGCAGAAGCTGTATGCACTCGACGACGGCGAACTGGAAGCGATCCTCGACAAGCTGCGCAAGGACGGCGTGCGCGACACGCAGTGGAGCATCAGCCGCTTCAAGGGCCTCGGCGAAATGAGCGCCGAGCAGCTGTGGGACACGACGATGAACCCCGACACGCGCCGCCTGATGCCGGTGAAGCTCGGCGAGCTCGACTACGAGGCGACCGTCGAGCGGATGACGATGCTGATGGGCAAGGGCGAGGCAGCCGCGCGGCGCGGCTGGCTCGAGGAAAAGGGCAACGACGTCGAAGCGGACATCTAG
- a CDS encoding ATP-binding cassette domain-containing protein, with product MGASDFFSSPSPMSLYSITGAQLAFGHVALLDHADFSLEAGERVGLIGRNGAGKSSLLKIVAGLAKPDDGLVTRQQELVTVYVPQEPEFEHGATVFDAVASGLTHTRELLDEYESIAHRLAETPEGAEHDALLARMNALQSSLDAHDAWNWRTRVSMTLAQIGLSDVDARVEALSGGMQKRVALARALVLQPDVLLLDEPTNHLDFDGIRWLEELLVAQRAGLLFITHDRAFLDRVATRIVELDRGRLLSYPGNFSAYQTRKAQQLEVERVENEKFDKLLAQEEVWIRKGVEARRTRSVGRIARLEQMRRERAERRNTQGNVKLDVAQGEKSGKIVAELTDVTKRYGGRTIVDRFSATVMRGDKIGFVGPNGAGKTTLLKLILGDLQPDEGTVRTGTNLQVAYFDQMRAQLDQEKSLADTISPGSEWVEIGGVRKHVMSYLGDFLFAPERARSPVKSLSGGERNRLLLARLFARPANVLVLDEPTNDLDIPTLELLEELLTDYDGTVLLVSHDRAFLDNVATSVIASEGDGKWREYVGGFTDWQIQSERSQQLAQQEAAKRAVKEAVPVKEEAAKGAAGRNTQRTVKLSFNEQRELDALPEKIAALEEEQKTIGAQLEDGSIFAKDPQEGTRLTERFAAIDDELLAALERWETLEAKRKPV from the coding sequence ATGGGCGCTTCCGATTTCTTCTCTTCGCCGTCTCCCATGTCGCTTTATTCCATTACCGGCGCGCAACTCGCGTTCGGTCACGTCGCATTGCTCGATCATGCGGACTTCTCGCTGGAGGCCGGCGAGCGCGTCGGCCTGATCGGCCGCAACGGCGCGGGCAAGTCGTCGCTGCTGAAGATCGTCGCGGGGCTCGCGAAACCCGACGACGGGCTCGTCACGCGCCAGCAGGAGCTGGTGACCGTCTACGTGCCGCAGGAGCCCGAATTCGAGCACGGCGCGACCGTGTTCGACGCGGTCGCGTCGGGGCTCACGCATACGCGCGAACTGCTCGACGAATACGAGTCGATCGCGCACCGTCTCGCGGAGACGCCCGAAGGCGCCGAGCACGACGCGCTGCTCGCGCGCATGAACGCGCTGCAGTCGTCGCTCGACGCGCACGACGCATGGAACTGGCGCACGCGCGTGTCGATGACGCTCGCGCAGATCGGCCTGTCGGACGTCGACGCGCGCGTCGAAGCGCTGTCGGGCGGGATGCAGAAGCGCGTCGCGCTGGCGCGCGCGCTGGTGCTTCAGCCCGATGTCCTGCTGCTCGACGAGCCGACCAACCACCTCGATTTCGACGGCATCCGCTGGCTGGAGGAACTGCTGGTCGCGCAGCGCGCGGGCCTGCTGTTCATCACGCACGATCGCGCGTTCCTCGACCGCGTTGCGACGCGCATCGTCGAACTCGACCGCGGCCGCCTGCTGTCGTACCCGGGCAATTTCTCCGCGTACCAGACGCGCAAGGCGCAGCAGCTGGAAGTCGAGCGCGTTGAGAACGAGAAGTTCGACAAGCTGCTCGCCCAGGAAGAAGTCTGGATCCGCAAGGGCGTCGAGGCGCGCCGCACGCGTAGCGTCGGCCGCATCGCGCGGCTCGAGCAGATGCGCCGCGAGCGCGCCGAGCGCCGCAACACGCAGGGCAACGTGAAGCTCGACGTCGCGCAGGGCGAGAAGTCGGGCAAGATCGTCGCGGAGCTGACCGACGTGACGAAGCGCTACGGCGGCCGCACGATCGTCGACCGCTTCTCGGCGACGGTCATGCGCGGCGACAAGATCGGCTTCGTCGGCCCGAACGGCGCGGGCAAGACCACGCTGCTGAAGCTGATCCTCGGCGACCTGCAGCCCGACGAAGGCACGGTGCGCACCGGCACGAACCTGCAGGTCGCGTATTTCGACCAGATGCGCGCGCAGCTCGACCAGGAGAAGAGCCTCGCGGATACCATCAGCCCCGGCAGCGAATGGGTCGAGATCGGCGGCGTGCGCAAGCACGTGATGAGCTATCTCGGCGACTTCCTGTTCGCGCCGGAACGCGCGCGTTCGCCGGTGAAGTCGCTGTCGGGCGGCGAGCGCAACCGGCTGCTGCTCGCGCGCCTGTTTGCGCGCCCGGCCAACGTGCTGGTGCTCGACGAACCGACCAACGATCTCGACATCCCGACGCTCGAACTGCTCGAAGAGCTGCTGACCGACTACGACGGCACGGTGCTGCTCGTCAGCCACGACCGCGCGTTCCTCGACAACGTCGCGACCTCGGTGATCGCCTCCGAGGGCGACGGCAAGTGGCGCGAATATGTCGGCGGCTTCACCGACTGGCAGATCCAGAGCGAGCGCTCGCAGCAGCTCGCGCAGCAGGAAGCCGCGAAGCGGGCGGTGAAGGAGGCCGTGCCGGTCAAGGAGGAAGCGGCGAAGGGCGCGGCGGGCCGCAATACGCAGCGTACGGTGAAGCTGTCGTTCAACGAGCAGCGCGAACTCGATGCGCTGCCGGAGAAGATCGCCGCGCTCGAGGAAGAACAGAAAACGATCGGCGCGCAACTCGAGGACGGTTCGATCTTCGCGAAGGATCCGCAGGAAGGCACGCGCCTGACCGAGCGGTTCGCCGCGATCGACGACGAACTGCTCGCCGCGCTCGAACGCTGGGAAACGCTCGAGGCGAAACGCAAGCCGGTGTGA
- a CDS encoding DUF4399 domain-containing protein translates to MLNRKWIAGAVCVAALAVSTVARAEARVFFIEPKDGATVSSPVHVKFGLEGMDLKPAGDMTPDTGHHHLLIDGKPLPKGDVIPATDHSLHFGKGQTETDVKLPPGQHTLTLQLGDGAHRSYGPEMSSTITVNVK, encoded by the coding sequence ATGCTCAACAGAAAGTGGATCGCGGGTGCGGTATGTGTTGCAGCGCTGGCCGTGTCGACTGTCGCGCGCGCCGAAGCGCGCGTGTTCTTCATCGAGCCGAAGGACGGCGCGACGGTGTCGAGCCCGGTGCACGTGAAGTTCGGCCTCGAAGGGATGGACCTCAAGCCGGCCGGCGACATGACGCCGGACACGGGCCACCATCACCTGCTGATCGACGGCAAGCCGCTGCCGAAAGGCGACGTGATCCCGGCGACCGACCATTCGCTGCATTTCGGCAAGGGCCAGACCGAAACCGACGTGAAACTACCGCCGGGTCAGCACACGCTGACGCTGCAGCTCGGCGACGGCGCGCATCGCTCGTATGGCCCCGAAATGAGCTCGACGATTACGGTCAACGTGAAGTAA
- a CDS encoding rubredoxin encodes MSEVTEYQSWVCLICGWVYNEAEGLPDEGIAPGTRFADIPADWRCPLCDVGKEDFVVVDF; translated from the coding sequence ATGAGCGAAGTCACCGAATACCAGAGCTGGGTCTGCCTGATTTGCGGGTGGGTCTACAACGAAGCGGAAGGGCTGCCCGACGAGGGCATCGCGCCCGGCACGCGCTTCGCCGACATTCCCGCCGACTGGCGCTGCCCGCTGTGCGACGTGGGCAAGGAAGATTTCGTCGTCGTCGATTTCTGA
- the eco gene encoding serine protease inhibitor ecotin, translated as MKFAIRAALAAFCVTTAACAAGPASAPAVPAESIKMFPQPTAGQQRVVIALPALENEGDARVELMIGKTLQTDCNQQWFGGELTAEDVKGWGYTYYRLADVKGPASTLMACPGQAPQQRFVQVRGGDQLLRYNSRLPLVVYVPEGFEVRYRVWNASKEVREGVRQ; from the coding sequence ATGAAATTCGCGATCCGGGCCGCGCTGGCCGCTTTCTGCGTGACGACTGCCGCATGTGCGGCGGGGCCGGCGTCGGCGCCCGCCGTGCCGGCCGAATCGATCAAGATGTTTCCGCAGCCGACGGCCGGCCAGCAGCGCGTCGTGATCGCGCTGCCCGCGCTCGAGAACGAAGGCGACGCGCGCGTCGAGCTGATGATCGGCAAGACGCTGCAGACCGACTGCAACCAGCAGTGGTTCGGTGGCGAACTGACCGCCGAGGACGTGAAGGGCTGGGGCTATACGTACTATCGGCTGGCCGACGTGAAGGGGCCGGCGTCGACGCTGATGGCGTGTCCGGGGCAGGCGCCGCAGCAGCGGTTCGTGCAGGTGCGTGGTGGGGACCAACTGCTGCGTTATAACAGTCGTTTGCCGCTGGTTGTTTATGTGCCGGAGGGGTTCGAGGTGCGGTATCGCGTTTGGAATGCGTCGAAGGAAGTGCGGGAGGGGGTGAGGCAGTAA